In Roseofilum casamattae BLCC-M143, the following proteins share a genomic window:
- a CDS encoding slr1659 superfamily regulator — protein sequence MNSETIEKVDYKIHYDAQLKTIEFTGELSLNGAAEYDPIKTFLDNIVESNPGDLVLNLKQLEFLNSSGISLITKFVIGLRKKPEIHLTVEGSVDIPWQSKSLKNLKKFLPDLELIVE from the coding sequence ATGAATTCTGAGACTATTGAAAAAGTAGATTATAAAATCCATTACGATGCGCAACTGAAAACCATTGAGTTTACAGGCGAATTGAGTCTGAATGGTGCCGCTGAATACGATCCGATCAAAACATTCCTAGATAATATTGTAGAATCAAATCCAGGAGATTTAGTTCTCAATTTAAAACAACTGGAGTTCTTGAATAGCTCCGGCATTAGTTTAATTACCAAATTTGTTATTGGTTTGCGGAAGAAGCCAGAGATTCATCTGACAGTAGAAGGATCGGTTGATATTCCTTGGCAGAGTAAGTCATTAAAGAACCTAAAAAAGTTTTTGCCCGATCTAGAATTAATTGTGGAATAA